In Podarcis muralis chromosome 7, rPodMur119.hap1.1, whole genome shotgun sequence, the genomic stretch acacacacacactgatgccATCATGGTCTAATAACCACAGGGAGTTTTTCTCAGTACTGagaacagtatacagtggtacctcgggttacatacgcttcaggttacagactattcaggtacagactccgttaacccagaaatattacctcaggttaagaactttgcttcaggatgagaacagaaatcgtgctccggcggtgtggcagcagcaggaggccccattagctaaagtggtgcttcaggttaagaacagtttcaggttaagaacggacctccggaatgaattaagtacttaacccgaggtaccactgtatacatattgaGAATGATATACGCTGGCTAAGCTACAAGATCTTGGAGGAGGAGTCTGGTAGGGCAAGAGTTAACATCCCCCTGCCCTTAAAGAGAGCTCATATGTACATGGTAAGCAGTTTAATAAATTGTTCTGTGTACACTTATGTCAATGTGGCAACCCTAATAGTGCCTATGGTCCAAGGTTGttgaaccctttaaaaaaaaatcttcatatGGATGATATTCAGGAAAAGAAGCAACCTCAATAAATGTTTGAATGTTGCCAATTTAAGGACAAGGTAATTGGGAAACAGCTTTGTGTCTTTTGGCTTTTTGTGCCAACCTTTTTTTCTGTAGGGGATCAGTCATGTGACCATTCTTGGCAAACCATTCCTACAAACCCTTCCTACAAAAAGATGCTTTTTTAGAGGAGCAAGACTGGAGTCTGTACCCAGTATCCCTGGGGAGCAACTGGAGCCCCAAATCCCTGGGAGggttccctaccccacccccacaatttAACAAAATTAGAGTGGTggtcagaatgttggactagtaTCAGGgacatcagggttcaaatccccattccaccatccactcagtcatgaagatATTATATGATGTTAGACCAAGGAGAAAGGGGATAGAGACCTTGTGTCGATGGGAGTAGGCCAAGCAGGGAGCCCAGTGTGATGTGCCTtcctctctcatgctcaggagAAGCCAGCCATTGAACCGCTCTGTGCTCAGCCTCCTCTGCCTGCTCGTCATCAAGGGGGCTCAGCCCTCTACCAGAAAATATTGGGGGCGAGGCAAAGACCCCACTAGGcattgtcaggagctcgtcctacacttgagtaggacctgGTAGAGACACaggcccgactggcatgttctctccctcctggtcgtttgggagcttcaaaagctttcttcagcccgaacatcacagcgaccgatgccaacagacaccggcacacttagggatccgcagagtcttcacagtttgcgtaacagacctcagcaactcagcattttggctaatctactttatttacatataaacatacaaggagcactgcaacatggctccctctctagcatcagacagcaaagagagagaaaaacaaaggacaatagtcccacttcatggaacactgtaacacaaacatcctatctctgtcacttcccactctctggagtcaaaacatacactgtcacgtgaaagacaacaatcccatgactgcaatcacagagcaggaattctaacagatgtTGGTGTGCCTGCATTCTGACTACCTGGTCCAAAACAATAGCCAGGTGGACACATCAGATTGTATCCGATGTTAGCTCCACTCACAGCAGACCCACAGGAGTTAGCAGATTTGACATACCATAGAtcttttaatttcaatgggtaaactctgagcaggacttagttggatacaacccattttgTACCAACCGAAGCTTCTGAGACAttttcaaagatagccccacactaaatgcattgcagtagtctaccTTGGCAAGTAACAAATGCATGAGTAAAGGAGGCCAAATCAGAGTTGCAGTTGGACTATTAGCCTAAGTTgggtagggggtggggagagtgagcTCCTAACCACCACTGCAGCTGCCTGGGCTTCCCTAGAGGGCAATATAGGTTTGCTTTGGTGCATTGTGCTATTTGTGGTAGTGCTGTCTGCCACTAGGTAGAGCATGCTAATGGAAAATGAGGGAATCTGGCTCcctaaataaagctcaacaacactGTCAGTTCTttaatactgtgagtagatcgcagtctcttgggagttggacgtgcctgctgtaCACATTTAGCTAAGTGTAAGTTCCAGGTTAACCCAATGGGAGTagtttctgagtaggcatgcataagaTGGTGCCCTTTTCTGTCCAAACCCACACATCTTCACAGTGGTCAGATTGTAATCCAGTTGTGGGTAATCTtcatgttgctggattccagttccaccagccccagcctatCATGCCTCTGGATTTGGATTCCTCATATTTGGAGGGTAAGCAGCAAGCATTATCCCCTTATTCTGCGTCCATTCACAAACACGTGTTTTGTTGCCTTCAGTGGAATAGTAGAATTGGTTTCACCACGGTAGAATCCCTTGTTGCCTGGAGTGTTACCATGGGGATGGTCAACAATAGGCAACCCGAGACCAAGGAACATCAGAGGTTAAATGTCCTGCTCTGCACATACAGAGATGGAAGTCTTTTGAGTTCACTCTTTGCCAAAGCGTGTGAACGGGACCATGTTTACTCAGTGTAGAGATGCACAGGAATGGTACACTCCCGGCTGGAAGGTAGAACCCAAATATTCTACTAAAGTACTTATTGGAAACTggctggaagaaagaaaaaaggtaggtttgggaaggaaagaaagaaagggaactaAATCCCAGGTGGTTGCagtagagaggggagggagaagattgTAATGAAGcatcaccccacccccaacagctATAACATGGGATAAAATGGATGGGACACATTAATTTCCTGGtccatttctaggcacagatcaAAGGGCTTGCATTCCTATAAAGTATAcctgaagtatacctgaaggagtgtctccacccccattgttctgcccggacattgagttccagcaccgagggccttctggcggttccctcactgtgagaagcctagttacagggagccaggcagagggccttcttggtagtggcgcccaccctgtggaatgccctcccatcagatgtcaaaggaataaactactaccagacttttagaagacatctgaaggcagccctgtttagggaagcctttaatgtttaatagactattgtattttaatattctgttggaagccgcctagagtggctggggaaacccagccagatgggcagtgtataaataatatattattattattattattattattattattattaagctctgTGTGGTTTAGGAACCAACTACTGCAGCTCGACAtaggcagaaagtcccaggttcaaccactggtctctccaggtagggcttaggAGATAActttctctgaaaccctggaaagccgcagctggtcagtgtagacaatactgcggtagatggacccatggtctgactcaggatgagCTGGTAGAACAGATGCTTGGCATGACGGAGgagtccctagcatctccaggcaaAACTCTCCCCCATCTGAAACCacagagagctgcttccagtcagtgtggtggtgataataataataaatttattttttgtactctgcctatctgactggattgccccagcccactctgggtggcttccaagagaatatacaaaaacacagcGGAGCAACACAGATTAAAAGCATCccaataaagggctgccttcagatgtctacagaagGTCATATGATTATGTACACAattctgagctacatggaccaatggagTGAATTAGTCCAAAACAACTTCCTGCATGACTGTATAAATTTCTCGGGGACCATTATGTTAGAGGTGAGGTGGGTGTGACTACTggcagggtcttctcagtggagACCCCTGGATCTGACAGTTCTCTTCCCAGAGTGGCAACCAGGGCTTGTTGGCACCACATGAAAACCCTTTTGAAAACGCCAGTCATTTGGGATCTCTGGTAATTTTGAAAGCCAGGCTTTATCTgattgtgttattttgtttttgtgagaATTTGTGTCTATCTTTACTAGGACTACCTTGGACTTTCTGTTGGAAGTTGGGCTTTCCAGCTTATATCGTGGGGTGGTaatatgatagaggtgtataaacaTTTGCACGGTGTTTATGCATCGGATTATGCACAATACCGGAGCTTGGAGAGATCCAGTGAATGTGAATGTCAGAGATCCAGGACAATAGGAAGCACTTCTTCagagctaaactatggaattcactcgcAGAAGATGGGTGGCTTTAAGAAAGgattagaccagggtttcccaaccttgggtctccagctgtttttggactacaacccccatgttccttgctagcaggaccagagatcagggatgatgggagttgtagtccaaaacagctggagacctgagATTAGGGAGCACAGGATTAGACAGACTCcagaagttgatgaactacaacttccactaCGCTGGCTGGGGTTTATGGGAGCTGGCGTCTTATTACATCTAGAGAGTCACATGCTAGCCACTACTGGAGTCCAAGAAGATATGAAGGCCCATTTGTTCCTTACCCCTGCTGTGGAATCTGAGAGGCTCAGAATTTTGCTCCAGGACTCCAAGGTGCATGAATAAACTATGCTTGCTTCCCAAAGAGTGACTGCCACTTGTCTGCATTTTCATAGTTCATACGTGACCATGAGGGAACCGGAGAAAGCACCTACGACCGAGATTACGTTCGTTACCCAGCTCAGATTCCAGACCGAATCGTGATGAAAAGAATTATGAAGCAGCTGGATGTAAGTAATAGAGAGGGTGGGAAGACAGATCCAGGTCTGGGGCTGCATGTCTCCAAAGGCAGAATGGATTCTTGTGCTAAAGCTTGGCATGTGTTATACTTTAGGGCCTGCCAAAGAAGTACATATTGACCCACCATGAAGAACCGAGACACCATCACTTAGTATCGCAATATGACGATCAATATAATAGGCATGGCTACAACCCTTTGCTGCCTCCGCTTCGCAAATGGAATAGACACAAAATGGCTTGGATCCCAGAGAAGACAGACTACCCACTTGTTGGTATGTGGTAGCatctcaaaaaaaggaaaaagagacaaGGCAACCTTGAAGGTTGACAACAGGGGAAGTTGCTCTCATCATGCATACCAATCCATCATTTATTATATGGTCCTGTTAACCTATTAACATCCCATTGACCCAttaacggcctcggcccagtatacctgaaggagcatctccacccccattgttctgcccggacgctgaggtccagcgccgagggccttctggtggttccatcattgcgagaagcaaagctacagggaaccaggcagagggccttttcggtagtggcgcccgccctgtggaacgccctcccatcagatgtcaaaacgataaacaactacctgacattcagaagacatcttaaggcagccctgttcagggaagtttttaatgtatgatattttagtgttttttggtttctatggaagccgcccagagtggctggggaaacccagccagatgggcggggtacaaataataaattattattattattatattaacatCCCAAGTATCTATTCCACAGGGATCCTGTGTGAATACTGtaggaacctccagatgttgatggcctCCAACTCTGAtcatggtcaatagtcagagatgaagggagctgtagttaGCAACATCTGAACTATGTtcacacagcttccccatccctgaattaaaAGAATATTGTAACTagcaaacctgtggccctccagatgtcattggacagcagtcccagccagcatgatcaatgggCAGGGATGTTGGCATCTGTAGTCTAGTAACGTTCACAGAgttacaggttctccatctcttctACATGCTGTTTGGATTGCCCATCCCTTCCTCTCATTAAGGCCTTTGGTTTATTGACAGGTTTATTCCATcatacgatatacgatatctttattgtcattgtcccttgcggaacaatgaaattgaaaactacataaaaactacataaaactacataaaaactacataaaactaccacaaaactacataaaactaccacaaaactacataaaactacataaaaactccataaaactacataaaaactacataaaactactagcatcatcatacagtggtgccccgcaagacgaatgcctcgcaagacgaaaaacccgcaagacgaaagggttttccgttgcggaggtgcttcgcaagacgaatttccctatgagcttgcttcgcaagacgaaaacgtcttgcgagtctcgccattttttttctgcttcccccccctttttcaaagccgctaagccgttaatagccttttaacagcttagccgctaagcccgctaagctgctaatagcgctaaatcgctaatagtgctaatccacttagccgctaatggggttgcttcgcaagacgaaaaaaccgctagacgaagagaatcgcggaacggattcttttcgtcttgcgaggcaccactgtaatgccaagAAAGTCATCCAAACACacagattttaatttttatttttgccctaTGAATCACAGTGggtcacgggtggtgctgtgggttaaaccacagagcctaggacttgcctaggtcggcggttcgaatccccgtgatggggtgagctcccgttcctcggtccctgctcctgcccacctagcagttcgaaagcacctcaaagtgcaagtagataaatagggaccgctccggcgggaaggtaaacggcgtttctgtgagctgctttggttcgcca encodes the following:
- the CFAP107 gene encoding cilia- and flagella-associated protein 107, which gives rise to MFTQCRDAQEWYTPGWKVEPKYSTKVLIGNWLEERKKFIRDHEGTGESTYDRDYVRYPAQIPDRIVMKRIMKQLDGLPKKYILTHHEEPRHHHLVSQYDDQYNRHGYNPLLPPLRKWNRHKMAWIPEKTDYPLVEPPTNYGLFEHIVKKWGQNVPGGMNSVYMVSYVKPPSTAYSARRRPVAFHTLEASVPQWLPRSSV